The DNA segment TAGTAATATTAGAACTATTTATTAGAGTAGTTTTCGTCCAGAATGGTCCTATTGCTGGACCAATATGCGTAATTTTTAAAAGATTTAAATTATCTTTATTTAATATATCTTCATAGGTATATTGATTATTTTCATCATTTATATACTCTATATTATCTAGATTTTCTATTTCATTCAAATTTGAAACATCAAAAGCTTTTGAAAAAAGAGAGGAATATAATATAAATAGCATAATAAATATTTTTAACATTAATGGCTTCTTTTTAGCTTATATCCAATACCTTTTATATTTGATAAAATTTTTTTTGGTAGTTTTAATCTTAATCGGTGGATTATATTTTTTATAGCTTGTTCACTTTTATGATCTAAAGGAGATAAACTATATTCAATAGTATTGATACTTACAATATTATCTAAATTGTTTATTAAAAGTTCTAGTATAATTATTTCACTTTTTGTAAGTTTTATATAAAGATTTTCTTTCTCATCATATATCTCTTTCGTAAAAAAATTATATTTTTTATTTTTATCTAAATTAAAACTAAGTAAGTTTTCTCTTTTTAATTTCTCTATCATTTTTACAAGAGTAGATAACAATTGTTTATACTCTATGGGTTTAATAATATAATCAGTTAATTCTAAGCTTATTGATTTAAGTAATTTTTCTTGATCTGCATAATTACTCATAATAACTAAAGGTATTTTTCTATTTTTTTCTCTTATTTCTTTACACAATTCATAACCATTCATAGTAGGCATAACATAGTCTGTAATTATTAAATTAACAGATTCTTCAGAGTAAATGGATAAAGCTTCTGAACCATTCTGGGCTACAAAAACATTTTTAAAAAAGATTGATAAAGTTTCTTTTATACTATTTCTTAATTCATCATCATCTTCCACTAACAATAAAGTCAAACTTTTTAATAGATCAATATTATTTTCCAAATACAGTTCCTAGGTTATTTTTATTTATATAAAATTTAAAAAGAAATTTCCATAATTTGACAGATTATATAAAATAGTTAATTAAAAATAACATTTATAGAAATTTTATTTTATTAAATTTTGAAATTATTTTGGTACTTTTGTAGGATATATTATAATAAATAGATTGAGCTATAGGTGGGAGTATAATGATAAAAAAAGTTTCTAAGAATTTAGTTACTTCAGTAATAACATCTTTTATAATAACAGGATGTTCAGTAAAACCAGAGATGATTTCAGAGGAAGAGATAAAACAAGATGTTGAAAAAAGCTTAAATGTTATAAGTAAAGTTGTACAACCAGTTGAACAACCAATATCTTTAGATGAAGCTATTCAAAGAGGTTTAAACCATAATCTGCAAAAAAGGGTAAAAATACTTGAAACAGCTTTAGCTCAACAACAATTGGATTTAGTATATTATGATATGTTACCAAGTTTAACTGCAAGTGCTGGATTGTCAGAAAGAAATAATTATGCAGCAAGTGCTAGTACATCTTTTGTTAATGGAGAGCCACAACCATTGGGTTCAAATCCATCTTATTCTGTTTCTCAAGAAAAACAAAGAACTACAGCAGATTTAACATTTAGTTGGAATATCTTGGACTTTGGTTTATCATATGTAAGAGCAGAGCAACAAGCAGATAAATTTTTAATTGCTAAAGAAAAACAAAGAAAAGTTGAACATAGTTTAACTCAAGAA comes from the Aliarcobacter cibarius genome and includes:
- a CDS encoding response regulator transcription factor gives rise to the protein MENNIDLLKSLTLLLVEDDDELRNSIKETLSIFFKNVFVAQNGSEALSIYSEESVNLIITDYVMPTMNGYELCKEIREKNRKIPLVIMSNYADQEKLLKSISLELTDYIIKPIEYKQLLSTLVKMIEKLKRENLLSFNLDKNKKYNFFTKEIYDEKENLYIKLTKSEIIILELLINNLDNIVSINTIEYSLSPLDHKSEQAIKNIIHRLRLKLPKKILSNIKGIGYKLKRSH